From the Dendrosporobacter quercicolus genome, one window contains:
- a CDS encoding tyrosine-type recombinase/integrase encodes MKDFPLSDTCKKAINDYLKETQLVYGTLFPSRKGGKAISRVQAYRILNDAARHIGITDAIGTHTLRKTFGYHAYQSGCDITRIQRLLNHSAPSITLSYIGITKDELDAVYIAKSLKF; translated from the coding sequence ATAAAGGATTTTCCTCTTTCAGATACTTGTAAAAAGGCTATTAATGATTACTTGAAAGAAACGCAGCTTGTATATGGAACTTTATTTCCAAGCCGTAAAGGAGGTAAGGCTATTTCCAGAGTACAGGCGTATAGAATTTTAAATGATGCTGCCAGGCACATTGGTATAACAGATGCAATTGGCACTCATACTTTAAGAAAAACTTTTGGCTATCATGCATACCAAAGCGGCTGTGACATTACTCGAATTCAGAGATTGCTCAATCATTCAGCTCCAAGTATAACATTGTCCTACATTGGTATAACGAAAGATGAGTTGGACGCGGTCTATATCGCTAAATCTTTAAAATTTTGA
- a CDS encoding inverse autotransporter beta domain-containing protein: MKRTDISIQFQTDFKPIYSLETINPLGKMTDKVTNFYQFQFGNDLTAGTVANFGLGNRVLSDDKASMIGANIFFDHAFRHGHERIGGGLEYFQGRNEYRSNIYHAVSGEKEIDSVNHIFEKALSGYDYEIGTSFAKAPWAKLYLKGYHWDYTYANNVDGYKVRTVLQVTSQFNTELGYYKDNNATGQKYIKVMYNLAEKSNAPAMFEANKPIFRAGEDIKVENKRLDKVQRENDIRVETYQKVTSGGGTTIIPLAISFAHIGS, from the coding sequence TTGAAACGGACGGATATTAGCATTCAGTTTCAAACGGACTTTAAACCAATTTATTCACTCGAAACCATTAATCCATTAGGTAAGATGACGGATAAAGTTACAAACTTTTATCAATTCCAATTTGGTAATGATTTAACGGCTGGAACAGTAGCTAATTTTGGTCTTGGTAATCGTGTGCTATCTGACGACAAAGCCAGCATGATTGGAGCTAATATTTTCTTTGACCACGCTTTCCGCCATGGGCATGAGCGCATTGGCGGTGGCTTGGAATACTTCCAAGGTCGTAACGAATATCGATCTAATATTTATCATGCAGTTTCCGGTGAAAAAGAGATTGATTCTGTAAATCACATTTTTGAAAAAGCCTTGAGCGGTTATGATTACGAAATTGGTACTTCTTTTGCGAAAGCGCCTTGGGCTAAACTTTATTTAAAAGGCTATCATTGGGATTACACCTATGCCAATAATGTTGATGGTTACAAAGTACGTACCGTACTGCAGGTAACTAGTCAGTTCAATACTGAGCTTGGCTATTATAAAGATAATAATGCTACTGGTCAAAAATACATAAAAGTTATGTACAATCTTGCAGAAAAATCGAATGCTCCGGCCATGTTTGAAGCCAATAAACCAATCTTCCGGGCAGGAGAAGATATAAAAGTAGAAAACAAACGCTTGGATAAAGTGCAACGGGAAAATGATATTCGCGTTGAAACTTATCAAAAAGTAACTAGCGGTGGTGGAACCACTATAATACCGCTTGCTATATCATTTGCTCATATCGGATCATAA
- a CDS encoding helix-turn-helix domain-containing protein, with product MATFQERINQLYEEAKDTDYRLTQTEYAAKFGATRNQLKGWLDGRGEPSSEMMKLIAKMQGVSVSWLVGETNIRNFTNDPSANPIDLKIDHLPPEAIQNIKEYIELMRLKYRQKR from the coding sequence TTGGCAACTTTTCAAGAGAGAATAAATCAACTATATGAAGAAGCAAAAGACACCGATTACCGGCTCACACAGACTGAATATGCCGCAAAATTCGGCGCTACCCGCAATCAGTTAAAAGGTTGGCTTGATGGACGCGGTGAACCTAGCAGCGAAATGATGAAGCTAATAGCCAAAATGCAGGGGGTTAGCGTTTCCTGGCTTGTAGGCGAAACTAATATACGAAATTTTACTAATGATCCGTCCGCTAACCCGATTGATCTTAAAATCGATCACCTCCCGCCCGAGGCTATACAAAATATTAAAGAATACATCGAATTAATGCGGCTTAAATATCGCCAGAAACGATAA
- a CDS encoding helix-turn-helix domain-containing protein, which yields MAIKRLAFILAREKLGLSKSAVAAATGISAQRYRRIEGNIEVRVDIEEAYKIANFLGYEHPKSIFLSINV from the coding sequence ATGGCAATTAAGCGATTAGCGTTCATATTGGCGCGGGAAAAACTAGGATTATCTAAAAGTGCAGTAGCTGCTGCCACTGGAATCAGTGCGCAACGGTATCGTAGAATAGAAGGCAACATTGAGGTAAGAGTTGACATTGAGGAAGCTTATAAAATTGCGAACTTTTTAGGATATGAACACCCTAAATCTATTTTTTTGTCTATAAATGTTTAA